The window CGCGGGCGACCAGGAGCAGGAACAGCCCGCACAGCGCCACGAGCAGCCAGCCGGGCCGCGACGCGCCGGCCAGGCCGTCCGGGCCGACCCCCACCACCAGGCCGCCCGCGACCGCGATGCCGATCGCCGCGCCGACCTGACGCGCGGTGGAGGTGATCGCCCCGGCCACCCCGGCCCGGGACGGCGGCAGACCGCCGACCGCGCTGTTGGTGATCGGCGCGTTGGCGAAACCGAAGCCGACACCGATGAGCAGGTAGGCCGCCAGGAGCAGCGGGACACCGGTGTCCGGGCCGAGATCCACCAGACAGAGACCGCCCGCGGCGACGAACCCGCCCGCCAGCAGGAGCGGCCGCCTCGGCCCGAACCGCGCCACCAGGGAGCCGGACCACGGCGCGCACACCGTCGCCCCGAGCGCCATCGGCAGGGTCGCCGCCCCGGTGGCCAGCGCCGTCCAGCCCCGGGCGTGCTGGAGGTACAGCGTGTTGAGCAGCAGGCTCACGTTCAGGGCGACGAACAGGGCCACGGCGCCCAGGGCCGCCATGGCGAACGGCATCCGGCGGAAGAGCGCGAGGTCCATCAGCGGCTCGGGCCGGCGCAGCTCGACCCGGGCGAACCCGGCGGTGGCGAGCGCCGCCACCGCGCAACCGGCCACCGCCGCAGGAGAGGTCCAGCCGATCCGGGGGCCCTCGATGAACACGGCCACCGCACTGCCCAGGGCCAGCACCAGCAGCGACTGGCCGGGGAGGTCGAGCCGCCGGG of the Kitasatospora sp. NBC_01246 genome contains:
- a CDS encoding MFS transporter; its protein translation is MTTTILADRPALSTRRRWTVLAVCALSMFLVGLDTTIVNVGLPEIGRGLAVGTSGLEWVVDAYTVVLAGLLISAGALADRFGRRRVFRTGLVVFGLASLACAVAPSLGFLVAARAAQGVGASMLSPVALAIVVNTMPDPRERARAIGVWASVFGLSMAAGPVTGGALIAAFGWRSVFWINAPVILAALVLVAVFVPESHGQRARRLDLPGQSLLVLALGSAVAVFIEGPRIGWTSPAAVAGCAVAALATAGFARVELRRPEPLMDLALFRRMPFAMAALGAVALFVALNVSLLLNTLYLQHARGWTALATGAATLPMALGATVCAPWSGSLVARFGPRRPLLLAGGFVAAGGLCLVDLGPDTGVPLLLAAYLLIGVGFGFANAPITNSAVGGLPPSRAGVAGAITSTARQVGAAIGIAVAGGLVVGVGPDGLAGASRPGWLLVALCGLFLLLVARASAPGPKSAGPKRPDAGSR